A segment of the Hallerella succinigenes genome:
CATGTTCAGGTATCTCTTGGTACCCCATTCCTTCGTGGCGATATGCCTTAGCCTAGCGCACACAAGCATCAGGGCAGATTCCCCGTCCGGGAAGCAACCCACAACCCGAGTCCTTCTGCGTATCTCCCGGTTCAGGCGTTCCAGGATGTTGTTCGTCCTTATGCTGCGCCAGTGTTCGTGCGGGAAGTCGAGATAGGTCAGCGTCTCCATCACGCCCTTGCGGTAAAGGTCTGCGGCGGATTTTAGCCCCATATCGCGCAGTTTCTGTTCTACGTCGGCAACCTTTTTCAGTGTCGCCTCCTTGTCTTCCTGGGCGTACGTAGCCTTCAGCAGGGGCATGGCCGAAGCGAGCTTGTTGCGAGGGATCTTTGTCATCAGGTTCCTGAAAAAATGCACCATGCAGCGTTGCCATTTCGCATCCGGGAACACTTCCGAGGCCGATTCCAGGAAGCCCAGGTGTTTGTCCGATGTGAACAGCCGGACGCCATTCAGGCCACGTTCCCTGAGGCTTACGAGGAAGCTACGCCAGCATTCCTTGCTTTCGCTTGCGCCCTCGCATGCTCCGAGTATCTCCCGGTAGCCGTCTTCGGACACCCCTATCGCGACAAGTACCGAGACGCTGGTCATTTCGCCGCCCCAGCTGCGCTTCAGGTAGATGCCGTCAACGAACACGTAGGGGTATTCCCCGCCTATGGCCCTGTTTCGCCATTCCTCGATCTTGCCGTATACCTTCTGGTTCAGGTTGCTGACGGTCGAGGCGCTGACCCGAGAGCCCCACAGGAGCTCCGTGACGTCTTCCACGCGGCGCACGGATACTCCCGCCAGGTACATCTCGATGAGAGACTCCTCCACGGACGATTCCCTGCGTCTGTAGCGCTCGATGATGGCGGTCTCGAACGGGGCCAGGCGCAGCTTGGGTACGGACAGGTCGACCTCTCCGGCGGAAGTCAGAAGCTTGCGGTGGTAATGACCGCTGCGGTAGTTCCTGCGCTCGTCAGTCCGCTCATGCCTTTCCGCGTTGCACAGCTCCGCGGCTTCCTCGTCCAGCATCGTGTTGAGGGTTTCCTCGATGGTCTTTCTAATGACTCCTTTCAGGTCGTTCTTGAGGCCTTCTTCGTCGATTTTGATTATATTGTTGTCCATAGGATGGTCCTTTTTAGGTTGATTTGTGATTATTTCAAATCTAAAAATTGGAACATCCTATTTTTTTTACTCCCTTAGAGGAATTTGCGAAAGAAAATATACGTTACCTACAAATTCAAGGCGTGTTCCCAGATGAGATTGTTGTTGATTTGTTTTTCTACTAAACCAATAAATGTTATGATGGCGTTCAGATAATCTATTGTAGCTGGAACGCACTCATTTTGTGATTGGGTAAGTTCGGAAAGAAGTTTTTCATACTCATCTTCAACGTTTGAGTTTTACCTCCGCTTATAAAGAGCCCCTATAAGATTCAATGTGACCGCAGGCCGTGATGCACAGGCAAAAACTTACATCGAAACCCTCGATAAAATTTTTGACCACGATCATCTGTATCTTTCGATTTGCGATAACGGAATTTCCGCTCAAAAAACGCTCAACCTGTTTACCGTTGCACTCGCGAAGGAATTGAACCGCGAACTCGTCGCGGTCGGCGACGTGCACTACATTAAGCGGGAAGACGCCGACGCTCACAAGGCTCTCCGTTGCATTTCGCTCGTTGGTTTTACCTCCGCTTATAAAGAGCCCCTATAAGATTCAATCGCCTAAAACACGCTAAAAGACGCTTAAAAAGGACTAAAGAGGAATCCGACTTTTCTCAGTGGAAAAATGTATATTGGTGATATGTAGGTTTGATTATGGAACTTGTAGAAAACATAAAGGAAAAATTTTCATTTTACAAGGAAAATGACACGGACAAGATGTATCGCGTCGATTTTCCGGATATGGACGGTTGGCTAGCTGTTTCATTTGACAAAAAAAAAGTTCTATTTCTCTATAAGGATTATCCCCAGAATTTTTCGAAGGAAGAAAAGGCTATCTTTGAAAAAGAAGAACCTTTCTGGGCCTCATTTTTTAATAACGGTCGATAATCATTTTACATCACCATCGATACCTTTCATCTGATTTTCGGGACGAGTGTTAATAAATCCCATCATTTTTTGAAATTCATAGTTATTCGCTATAGTTTCTATATTCGCCAGATACGCTTGCTGTTCTAATTTAATACCATAAGTGCTCATTGTTTTTTGACAACCAAAACGTTCCTTTAAGAAACGATCTGAAATTGTAAATGTCTTAAAGCCATTATTCTCCGGTATACGTCTTTGCAACTCCAAATACTCTACGATACCGCTCCTTTTGTTTTACCTCCGCTTATAAAGAGCCCCTATAAGATACATTACGGAATACTCACGTGGACACATACGCACCACTGCCACCTGTCTAGGGACTGGGTCGCGTGTTGTACGAAACAGTCAAAGGAATCGAAGTGGAGGTCACCCATGCTGGTAGCCGTGGAAAAGCCCCGTACGCGAAACACTGAGGCCGTCTCGTTCAAGGTCGAAGGCGAACGAATCCCGGAATGGCTTCTGGGGATAGTCCGCGAAGTTTACCCGACAGCGAAGGTTGAGGACGGCGACGATAGAATCGAGATATCGAGCACAGACTGGTACAAGGACATGGAATCCAGGGACACTCCGGCAAGGACGCTAAAGATCATGCGGACCGCCGCTGGACTCACGCAGAAGGATTTGGCAAAGAAATTGGGGATTGCGTTCCAGAACTACAACCCGCTTGAACGCGGAACGCGCCCAATCACCATGCAGATGGCGATGAGGCTTGCGGATGCCCTTGGCACGTCCTACGAGATGTTCTACAAGGAAAAATAACCTATATTCGGATATGGAGGTTTGATTGTGGCTGAACAGAAAAAAGAATTCTTCTGGAAATACGAAAGTGTCCTTGACCACGACATAACTCCGGAACAGTTCAAGGCTATTACAGGATGTAGCTGGGAAAGGCGCTTCGAATACCTCCAAATCGTCGTCAATAGCCCCTATGCTGGAGCATCTGACATTTGCCTTTTGTATGGTGGCCGATATGGAAGGCCTAGAAACGAGAATGTATGCAATAAGTATTCGGCACTAGCAGCTAAAGCACCTATGGTGATGGATTACTGCTACTAAGTTTTACCTCGTATCGTAAAGAGCCCCTATAAGACATATATTCAGAAAAGGAGGACGATTATGCCTGCTGAATTTACACCAAGTCCGGAATTCCTGAAGTTACTCGCACTCGTTGACGAGTGGTCTACGCACGATAAGGAATACATCTGGGAAAGCTCCCTGAAGGATGGAGCACCTCAATATGTGCACGAAGCTTTAAAAGATCTTGTCAATATTCAAAAGGAACTAGACAAGGAAGGAAGCTGCATCTAGATTCCTAGTGGCTTGGCTCGCTCCGTCACAATCTTGTAGACCTGCTTCGACATGTTCTGCGCACGGCTCCTGTTCACGAAAGTTTTACCTCCGCTTATAAAGAGCCCCTATAAGATCTACTTTCTGAATAAACCTTATTTTATGCGGGTTCGCAAGCGATTTGACGTTGAAAAAATCAGAAAAATTGGATGAAATTCTGGGATTTGGGCCATTTTTTCGGAGCCCTGGTGCTGCCGAAATGGCTGTAGATTTCCAGGAACTCCCTGTCCGTGACGCTCAGCAGGCAGACTGTGGAGCGGGTCTCGATTAAATTGGCGATTCGGTGCCGTTGCAGCCCGCAGGAGCGTGTAGCCGTAATTCAAAAAGTCGTTGGGGTGTTTGTATTTCCCTGCTCGTGTCCGACATTCTGCTTGGGGCAAAGCACCGCTTGTGAACGAATCTTTTGTATGTATCCTTGAAATTGAATGCCCGCATAAAATGTACTATATTACGTAGAAAAATAATTACGTAAAAAAATAATTATGTATAAAATTACTTTATCTATAATATTCCTTTATCTATAATATTCCTTTATCTATAATATTCCTATTGGCGATAACGCAAACAGCCTTTGCCCAAATGACAGATACGCTTGTCAACGGAAAGGCTATACAGGCTGTCAAAACGGGCGAAACTCTAGGACTGAAAATGGATTGCGGCACCTTGCCAAGCGTAAATGCGGAGTGCACCATATTCGGACGCATTCCGGCCAACACCTCTGGCGACGAATACGAGGTTTCGTTTATCGCATAAGGAAACCACGTCGCAGAAATCAGAGAAATTACAATCGGTATAAATGTCACACTGTAAGCTTCCCCAAGCCATGATTTTGAATATCGAGTAGCCGCCTACACTTCAGAAAAAGATTCTATCGTCTTTAACGGCACGATTTCTGTCGAACAACAAAATTTTATAACAACATTAGTGACTATCGAAAATGAATCCCAGGATGTCGTCGCAGGTTACGCAATCAAGCCGATTGTGTTCCGTTATGCCCACATGCAAACAGCGGTTGTGGATGGAATTCTAGAGGGTCTCGAAGTCAGCCAGGATAAAGAAAAGGCTCTTGTCATTATTTCGGGAAGCATTCCTCAAAATGTTGGAGATAGGGTATTGGCCATTCGCGTAACCGCCAAGGGGAATAGCAATGATGCGTAAGCTTCTGCGACGATCAACATCTCGGCAAATCCGGATTATTCCTCCAACTCTGTTTCTAGTAGCAGTGCTGCGAAGTCCAGTAGTAGTTATCGTGCAGAATCTAGTAGCAGTCAGGAGTTCTCTAGTTCTTCGAACGAACGTTCTGCGATTTACGTTGAACAAAAAGAGTTTCGCGTGAATTTTTCGAACAACGAATTGAATGTG
Coding sequences within it:
- a CDS encoding DUF7675 family protein, whose product is MELVENIKEKFSFYKENDTDKMYRVDFPDMDGWLAVSFDKKKVLFLYKDYPQNFSKEEKAIFEKEEPFWASFFNNGR
- a CDS encoding IS256 family transposase, translated to MDNNIIKIDEEGLKNDLKGVIRKTIEETLNTMLDEEAAELCNAERHERTDERRNYRSGHYHRKLLTSAGEVDLSVPKLRLAPFETAIIERYRRRESSVEESLIEMYLAGVSVRRVEDVTELLWGSRVSASTVSNLNQKVYGKIEEWRNRAIGGEYPYVFVDGIYLKRSWGGEMTSVSVLVAIGVSEDGYREILGACEGASESKECWRSFLVSLRERGLNGVRLFTSDKHLGFLESASEVFPDAKWQRCMVHFFRNLMTKIPRNKLASAMPLLKATYAQEDKEATLKKVADVEQKLRDMGLKSAADLYRKGVMETLTYLDFPHEHWRSIRTNNILERLNREIRRRTRVVGCFPDGESALMLVCARLRHIATKEWGTKRYLNMKHLYEMEKENELKREQEKDGNVA
- a CDS encoding helix-turn-helix transcriptional regulator — translated: MLVAVEKPRTRNTEAVSFKVEGERIPEWLLGIVREVYPTAKVEDGDDRIEISSTDWYKDMESRDTPARTLKIMRTAAGLTQKDLAKKLGIAFQNYNPLERGTRPITMQMAMRLADALGTSYEMFYKEK